Proteins encoded in a region of the Raphanus sativus cultivar WK10039 chromosome 8, ASM80110v3, whole genome shotgun sequence genome:
- the LOC108820751 gene encoding LOW QUALITY PROTEIN: acetylserotonin O-methyltransferase (The sequence of the model RefSeq protein was modified relative to this genomic sequence to represent the inferred CDS: deleted 2 bases in 2 codons), whose protein sequence is MIFQYQSLTFTKSFTRKKGIVKKMEENKRNLVDEEAKASLDIWRYLFGFADIAAARCAIDLKVPEALENHSLSQPMTLAELSSAISASPSHLHRIMRFLVHQGIFKEVPTKDGLSTGYTNTPLSRRMMITKRDGKSMAPMLLLESSQEMLAPWLKLSSAISSPVNGLVRPFDAVHGKELWSFAKDNPRHSELFNEGMACEARRVVPLVARACHGLFDGVATVVDVGGGTGETMEILVKEFPWIKGINFDLPHVVEVVQVLDNVENVGGDMFDSIPACDAVFIKSVLHDWGDEDCIKILKNCKEALPPKTGKVLIVEPVVGEKKKTMIMEERDEKLEYVRLALDMILMVHTGSGKERTLKEWDFIIKEAGFARYEVRDIDDVQWVIIAYPFLKRRR, encoded by the exons ATGATTTTTCAATATCAGTCACTAACCTTTACAAAATCTTTCACACGGAAAAAGGGAATTGTaaagaaaatggaagaaaaTAAACGAAACTTAGTTGATGAAGAAGCTAAAGCTTCTCTAGACATATGGAGATATCTCTTTGGGTTTGCAGATATTGCAGCTGCAAGGTGTGCAATTGATCTTAAAGTACCAGAAGCCCTTGAAAACCATTCTTTGTCACAGCCGATGACTCTAGCCGAACTCTCCTCCGCTATCTCCGCCTCTCCGTCACATCTCCACCGTATAATGAGGTTTCTTGTGCACCAAGGAATCTTCAAAGAAGTACCCACAAAAGATGGTCTTTCCACAGGCTACACTAACACTCCACTCTCTCGCCGTATGATGATCACTAAACGTGACGGCAAGTCAATGGCTCCTATGCTTCTCCTTGAATCAAGTCAAGAGATGCTCGCTCCATGGTTGAAACTGAGCTCAGCTATCTCTTCGCCGGTCAACGGTTTGGTTCGGCCTTTCGATGCAGTGCACGGTAAGGAGTTGTGGTCGTTCGCAAAGGACAATCCGCGCCACAGTGAACTGTTTAATGAGGGCATGGCTTGTGAAGCAAGGCGCGTGGTGCCACTTGTAGCCAGAGCTTGTCACGGCTTATTTGACGGCGTGGCTACGGTGGTGGACGTAGGAGGTGGTACCGGAGAGACGATGGAGATATTAGTTAAGGAGTTTCCTTGGATCAAAGGAATTAACTTTGATCTTCCTCATGTTGTTGAAGTTGTTCAAGTCTTGGATAATGTTGAGAATGTTGGAGGAGATATGTTTGATTCCATTCCTGCATGCGACGCTGTTTTCATCAAG TCCGTGTTACACGATTGGGGAGACGAAGACTGcataaaaatattgaagaacTGTAAAGAAGCGCTCCCACCAAAAACTGGAAAAGTATTAATAGTGGAACCTGTAGtcggagaaaag aaaaaaacgatgataatggaagagagagatgagaaatTAGAGTATGTGAGATTGGCACTTGATATGATA TTGATGGTTCACACAGGCTCAGGTAAGGAAAGGACTCTGAAAGAGTGGGACTTTATCATTAAAGAAGCTGGCTTTGCTCGATATGAGGTTAGGGATATCGATGATGTTCAGTGGGTTATCATTGCGTATCCCTTTTTAAAAAGAAGGAGATAA